A single window of uncultured Pseudodesulfovibrio sp. DNA harbors:
- the lptD gene encoding LPS assembly protein LptD: MKRKLTRIVLVAGAILVLSLCLPWTLIGKTPEPNRVRRYVPEAPVEQPDQTEWTFSADRVVGDHTSEYMEAFGNCSLSLGEDQLRADFIRYYQSTGWVFLKGNIRAQWGGDFLQAEEGEFDLNNMTGWLKKGKLFMAKPHIYVEADRVAKNKGDSYSFKNAKVTSCSGEKPAWSVSSEEGDVTLDGRVHLYRSAFRIKNVPVFYWPYMALPGRTKRQSGFLIPHIASSKKLGMQVNLPYYWVINDEMDATFYQNYMSKRGYMQGVQFRHAEDADTKGLWQVDVMRDNRRASTEADEWDDYQGDGLTRDNQDRWWVRSKYDGWLGSPKWKVKLDLDLVSDQNYLRDFQDGPTGFDTARDEFIDVFGRDIENKDSLDRFSTAYISRSWDRFGVVGLAQYDQNLRFMNGNNSSDKNDTVQKMPELDGFAFQQSLFGTPLEASMGTKYNYFYREYGNSGHRFRVTPEVKMPIKTSLLTLIPSVSADYTAYSLTSHEKTGELTVDGPGGRDQVIDTDKIKDGFQSRTLWSAGFTAFSEMTKTFNINEPARPEPSLAGTSRWTRLKHSIVPRVQYGYTPTVTGQSKLPYFDAYDRIDGENKVTYSLTNTLDRRRDSVMLSPGKDGEPVAKTSIDYLDFLLFRVEQSYDLKEGSRNDQKSKYERRPFSDVMAELRIKPDTFIEILTRNWFSPYMSDMTQSETSLKLLDDDLGEIVVGYDFQAEVDEYLRERTDEMSILRLEAKWQASEDFAISGKYRHDFVSSRDIERTLQLDWAAECYSLYFAFTQKPNDNQFKLGFELLTF; the protein is encoded by the coding sequence TTGAAACGAAAGTTGACGCGCATAGTTCTGGTAGCAGGAGCGATCCTCGTTCTCTCATTGTGCCTGCCATGGACGCTCATCGGCAAGACCCCTGAGCCGAACCGGGTGCGTCGATATGTGCCCGAGGCTCCTGTCGAGCAGCCAGACCAAACTGAATGGACCTTTTCCGCAGATCGGGTGGTAGGTGACCATACCAGTGAATATATGGAAGCCTTCGGCAATTGTTCGCTGAGTCTTGGCGAGGATCAGTTGCGTGCTGATTTTATTCGGTATTATCAGTCTACTGGTTGGGTTTTTCTTAAGGGGAACATCCGTGCGCAGTGGGGTGGTGACTTTCTTCAGGCGGAAGAAGGAGAATTCGATTTAAACAACATGACCGGCTGGCTCAAGAAGGGCAAGTTGTTCATGGCTAAGCCGCATATCTACGTTGAAGCTGATCGGGTCGCCAAGAATAAGGGCGATAGCTACTCTTTCAAGAACGCCAAAGTTACATCCTGCTCCGGAGAAAAGCCTGCATGGTCAGTGAGTTCAGAGGAGGGCGACGTAACGTTAGACGGGCGCGTTCACCTTTATCGTTCAGCCTTCCGTATCAAAAATGTCCCGGTTTTTTACTGGCCGTATATGGCTTTGCCTGGAAGAACCAAACGGCAGAGCGGTTTTCTCATCCCCCATATAGCGAGCAGCAAGAAGCTTGGTATGCAGGTCAACCTGCCGTATTATTGGGTTATTAATGATGAAATGGACGCCACCTTTTATCAAAATTATATGAGCAAACGTGGCTATATGCAGGGCGTTCAGTTTCGACATGCAGAAGATGCTGACACTAAGGGCTTGTGGCAGGTGGATGTCATGCGGGATAACCGTCGTGCATCCACTGAGGCTGACGAATGGGATGATTATCAGGGGGATGGTCTGACCCGGGATAATCAGGACCGTTGGTGGGTTCGCAGTAAATATGACGGATGGCTCGGTAGTCCCAAATGGAAGGTTAAGCTGGATCTTGATTTGGTGTCAGATCAAAATTATCTCCGTGATTTTCAGGACGGTCCGACCGGTTTTGATACTGCACGTGATGAATTTATTGATGTATTTGGCCGAGATATTGAGAATAAAGATTCTCTGGATCGTTTCAGTACCGCCTATATCAGTCGGAGTTGGGATCGATTCGGCGTGGTCGGATTGGCCCAATATGATCAAAATCTGCGATTCATGAATGGTAATAATTCATCTGACAAGAACGATACGGTTCAAAAAATGCCGGAACTTGATGGTTTCGCCTTTCAGCAGTCGCTGTTCGGGACGCCGCTTGAGGCTTCCATGGGGACGAAGTATAATTATTTCTACAGGGAATATGGAAACTCCGGTCACCGTTTCCGTGTGACTCCTGAAGTAAAAATGCCCATCAAGACCAGTTTACTGACATTGATCCCTTCGGTGTCTGCCGACTACACCGCCTACAGCCTGACCTCGCATGAAAAGACCGGTGAGCTTACTGTGGATGGGCCGGGTGGTCGGGATCAGGTCATTGACACCGATAAAATTAAAGATGGTTTCCAAAGTCGGACCTTATGGTCTGCCGGTTTTACCGCGTTTTCAGAGATGACCAAGACCTTTAATATCAATGAGCCAGCCAGGCCGGAACCAAGTTTGGCAGGCACATCTCGTTGGACTCGCCTCAAGCATTCCATTGTTCCTCGTGTTCAATATGGCTACACCCCGACTGTTACCGGCCAATCCAAGTTGCCGTATTTCGATGCTTATGACCGTATCGACGGGGAAAACAAGGTAACCTATTCGTTGACCAACACCCTCGACAGAAGGCGTGACAGTGTCATGCTGTCACCCGGTAAAGACGGCGAGCCTGTGGCAAAGACATCCATCGATTATTTGGATTTTCTGCTTTTCCGCGTGGAACAGTCCTATGATTTGAAAGAGGGAAGTCGTAACGATCAGAAATCAAAATATGAGCGCCGTCCGTTCTCTGACGTTATGGCTGAACTACGAATTAAACCGGATACTTTCATTGAGATCCTGACACGTAACTGGTTCTCCCCGTATATGAGTGATATGACTCAGAGTGAAACATCGTTGAAATTGCTCGATGATGATTTGGGTGAAATCGTTGTTGGATATGATTTCCAAGCTGAGGTTGACGAATATCTCCGAGAACGTACGGATGAAATGTCCATCCTGAGACTTGAGGCCAAGTGGCAGGCATCTGAAGATTTTGCAATCAGCGGCAAATACCGACATGATTTCGTTTCGAGTCGCGACATAGAGCGGACCCTCCAACTCGATTGGGCGGCCGAGTGTTATTCCCTGTATTTTGCTTTTACTCAGAAACCCAACGACAACCAATTTAAACTGGGTTTCGAACTTTTGACTTTTTAA
- the rfaD gene encoding ADP-glyceromanno-heptose 6-epimerase has translation MYIVTGGAGFIGSAMVWKLNQMGIDDILVVDNLSTSEKWSNLVGLRYQDYLHRDQFLKFILEGDDQFETEAVIHMGACSSTTELDADFLMENNYRYTQYVCRFCLAHGARFINASSASTYGNGEYGFNDNHDGIDRLRPLNMYGYSKQLFDIWAKDSGILDQIVSLKFFNVFGPNEYHKDDMKSVICKAHKQILETGQLKLFKSYRDEYPHGGQKRDFVYIKDCVDIMAWFLEHKDTGGIFNIGTGTARTWNDLAHAVFAALDKEPNIEYIPMPESIRDKYQYFTQADMSKLSAVGCDVKMTSLEDGAKDYVQNYLNQDNPHLTSR, from the coding sequence ATGTATATAGTCACCGGCGGCGCAGGCTTCATTGGGAGCGCCATGGTTTGGAAGCTCAATCAGATGGGAATCGATGATATTCTGGTTGTCGACAACCTTTCCACGAGTGAGAAGTGGAGCAATCTTGTTGGATTGCGCTATCAGGACTATTTGCATCGTGATCAGTTTCTCAAGTTCATTCTCGAAGGCGACGACCAGTTTGAGACCGAAGCTGTTATCCATATGGGGGCGTGCTCTTCCACGACGGAATTGGATGCCGATTTCCTTATGGAAAATAATTATCGCTATACACAATATGTGTGCCGTTTTTGTCTTGCTCATGGAGCTCGGTTCATTAATGCCTCCAGTGCGTCTACCTACGGGAATGGCGAGTATGGCTTCAATGACAATCATGATGGCATAGACAGACTCAGACCGCTGAATATGTATGGCTATTCAAAACAGTTGTTTGACATTTGGGCCAAAGATTCCGGGATTCTTGATCAGATTGTCAGTTTGAAGTTTTTCAATGTGTTTGGTCCCAACGAGTATCACAAGGACGACATGAAATCTGTCATCTGCAAGGCGCACAAACAGATTTTGGAAACGGGCCAACTCAAATTATTCAAATCCTATCGAGATGAATATCCCCACGGCGGTCAGAAGCGCGACTTCGTATATATCAAGGACTGCGTTGATATCATGGCTTGGTTTTTGGAACACAAGGACACGGGCGGCATTTTTAATATCGGTACAGGAACTGCAAGAACCTGGAATGATCTGGCTCATGCTGTTTTTGCCGCGCTCGATAAAGAACCGAATATTGAATACATCCCTATGCCTGAGTCTATTCGTGATAAATATCAGTATTTTACCCAGGCAGATATGAGCAAGCTCTCGGCGGTCGGGTGCGACGTAAAAATGACGAGTCTCGAAGATGGGGCAAAGGATTACGTGCAAAATTATCTGAATCAGGACAACCCGCACCTGACATCCAGGTAG
- a CDS encoding OmpA family protein, with product MNQSKKLLMLTLAAVMVFTFAMAATASAKMVKQVDNFILFVDQSGSMAMTHEGLGEKKIDLAVQTIKAMNQAIPDLDYNSAVFMFAPFEAKCPPKAYNKASVDAAADRITTEYEIFNRSTPLGAGLADVAPVVASMPGKTALVIFTDGDSNIGADPVGVAQDLYKTYGDNLCVHVVSFADNAAGEATIDGIRNAFPCSVATDAATLMNAGAMDQYAEQVFYDVVADEPTPAPVVVTPMAKEVVSFNLNFGFDKYAITDEMIPVLEQAKMILEEDSAATYEVSGYTDSTGAEAYNQGLSERRANSVVEWLTANGIDASRLEAKGYGETNPKYDNTTKEGRRLNRRVEIQTK from the coding sequence ATGAATCAATCCAAAAAACTGCTCATGCTGACTCTTGCCGCTGTCATGGTGTTCACCTTTGCCATGGCCGCAACCGCAAGCGCAAAAATGGTCAAACAAGTCGACAATTTTATTCTTTTTGTTGACCAGTCAGGTTCCATGGCTATGACCCATGAAGGTCTTGGTGAGAAAAAAATTGATCTGGCCGTACAAACTATCAAGGCAATGAACCAAGCAATCCCAGACCTTGACTACAATTCTGCCGTGTTCATGTTTGCTCCGTTTGAAGCAAAATGCCCACCCAAGGCATACAACAAGGCATCTGTAGACGCCGCTGCGGATCGCATCACGACTGAATATGAAATTTTCAATCGCAGCACTCCGCTGGGTGCTGGCCTTGCAGACGTAGCCCCAGTTGTTGCCAGCATGCCTGGTAAAACCGCTTTGGTTATCTTCACCGATGGAGATTCCAATATCGGCGCCGACCCTGTCGGTGTTGCTCAGGACCTGTACAAGACTTACGGCGACAATCTGTGTGTCCACGTTGTCAGCTTTGCCGACAACGCTGCTGGTGAAGCCACCATCGACGGCATTCGCAATGCATTTCCTTGCTCCGTAGCAACTGATGCAGCGACCCTGATGAATGCAGGCGCCATGGATCAGTATGCAGAGCAGGTCTTCTACGATGTCGTCGCTGACGAACCGACTCCTGCTCCTGTCGTCGTGACTCCCATGGCCAAGGAAGTTGTGTCCTTCAACCTGAACTTCGGCTTTGACAAGTACGCAATCACCGACGAGATGATTCCTGTACTCGAACAGGCCAAGATGATTCTGGAAGAAGACTCCGCCGCAACGTACGAAGTGTCTGGTTACACTGACTCCACCGGTGCAGAAGCATACAACCAGGGCTTGTCTGAACGTCGCGCCAATTCCGTCGTGGAATGGTTGACTGCCAACGGTATCGACGCTTCCCGTCTGGAAGCCAAGGGCTATGGCGAAACCAATCCGAAGTATGACAATACCACCAAGGAAGGCCGCAGGCTGAATCGTAGGGTTGAAATCCAAACCAAGTAG